The Peribacillus sp. FSL P2-0133 genome has a segment encoding these proteins:
- the abc-f gene encoding ABC-F type ribosomal protection protein encodes MLFLKANDLKKSYGNREVLSVDSLHLYSHDRVGLVGRNGEGKTTLLSILAGVREPDTGHIESYGTVGYIPQIEETEQEISGELTSIWKLPNENQEIISGGELTRRKIAAVLSSNADVLIADEPTSHLDISGIEQLEKDLKSFNGAILLTSHDKAFLNHLCTTIWEVEQGKVTVYEGNYEAYIKQKQAKTEKENKQYEEYTREKNRLKQAAQNLQAKSDSIRKAPKRMGNSEARLHKRSSGKQKAKLNRSAEAIETRIEKLAKKEKPREDSPIIFDISEFPSLHSKRVIRFNGCFLKVGSRMLKQHIFGDVPLACRLAINGQNGSGKTTLLKKIVERHSDLYVAKPAKIGFFAQQQENLNESKTVLENILEDSPYNQAFIRTLLSRLAFKGNDVHKQVSLLSGGERVRASLAKVFLGNYNVLVLDEPTNYLDIQTKEALTEVLKAYPGTIVFVTHDRSLIQSLATHSLSFEDEPPRVSAINQKSTKSATLKDGHQDKQAELLMIEVQIIETLGKLSSVMKEEEKEELDREYLQLLNKKKELEG; translated from the coding sequence ATGTTATTTTTAAAAGCGAATGATTTAAAGAAAAGTTACGGGAACCGTGAAGTTCTTTCCGTTGATTCACTTCATCTTTACAGCCATGACCGTGTTGGTTTGGTTGGTAGGAATGGAGAAGGTAAAACGACCTTGCTTTCTATTCTAGCGGGCGTGAGGGAACCCGATACCGGTCATATAGAGAGCTATGGAACAGTCGGCTATATCCCGCAAATTGAAGAAACTGAACAAGAAATAAGCGGGGAGTTAACGAGCATATGGAAATTGCCCAATGAGAATCAAGAAATCATAAGCGGCGGAGAACTTACTCGAAGAAAAATCGCCGCAGTTCTGTCTTCCAATGCGGATGTATTGATTGCGGATGAACCTACCAGCCATTTGGATATATCCGGAATTGAACAATTGGAAAAGGATTTAAAGTCTTTTAATGGCGCTATTTTGCTTACTTCACATGATAAAGCTTTCTTAAATCATCTGTGTACAACAATATGGGAAGTCGAGCAAGGCAAGGTAACTGTATATGAAGGGAATTACGAAGCGTATATCAAACAAAAGCAAGCAAAAACAGAAAAGGAAAATAAGCAATATGAAGAGTACACCCGTGAAAAGAATCGGTTGAAACAGGCTGCACAAAACCTCCAAGCCAAATCTGATTCAATTAGGAAAGCCCCTAAACGAATGGGCAATTCAGAAGCAAGGCTCCATAAACGGAGCTCCGGGAAACAGAAGGCGAAATTGAACCGTTCTGCTGAAGCGATTGAAACTAGAATCGAAAAATTAGCAAAAAAAGAAAAACCGAGGGAAGATTCCCCTATAATTTTTGATATTTCAGAATTCCCATCTTTGCATAGCAAAAGGGTCATTCGATTTAATGGCTGTTTCCTGAAAGTCGGTTCAAGGATGCTGAAACAACATATTTTTGGAGATGTCCCCCTAGCTTGCAGACTCGCCATCAATGGTCAAAATGGTTCAGGAAAAACGACATTATTGAAAAAGATAGTGGAGCGGCACTCAGATTTATATGTCGCGAAGCCAGCAAAGATTGGATTTTTTGCCCAACAACAAGAAAATTTGAATGAAAGTAAAACGGTTCTTGAAAATATATTGGAGGACAGTCCCTACAATCAAGCCTTTATTCGTACGCTATTATCACGATTAGCTTTTAAAGGAAATGATGTTCACAAACAAGTATCACTTTTAAGCGGTGGGGAAAGAGTCAGGGCTTCCCTAGCAAAAGTTTTTTTGGGAAACTATAATGTATTGGTTTTGGATGAACCTACAAATTACCTGGATATTCAAACTAAAGAGGCTTTAACCGAAGTGTTAAAGGCGTATCCAGGAACCATCGTTTTTGTGACTCATGATCGTTCATTGATCCAATCGCTTGCAACCCATTCACTTTCATTTGAAGATGAACCTCCGAGAGTAAGTGCGATCAATCAGAAATCAACTAAATCGGCTACGCTTAAAGATGGTCATCAAGATAAACAGGCTGAACTTCTTATGATTGAAGTGCAAATCATCGAGACACTTGGGAAACTGTCCAGTGTTATGAAGGAAGAGGAAAAAGAGGAATTGGATAGGGAATACCTCCAACTCTTAAACAAGAAGAAGGAGCTTGAAGGTTAA
- a CDS encoding cation diffusion facilitator family transporter → MEEQKYNDLKLGERGAIISIIAYICLSIMKLVIGYISDSAALKADGLNNTTDIVASIAVLIGLRLAQRPPDKDHGYGHWKSETIASMVASFIMFAVGVQVLIDAVASMLKGGKESPDIIAGYVGVLSAIAMYFVYRYNKKLAIKINSKAVMAASKDNISDAWVSIGTAIGIFGSQLNMPWLDSLTAIIVGLLICKTAWEIFTQASHELSDGFDENKIQLYKDVITNVDGVKGIKEIKGRNYGNNEVIDVVILVNSTLDIKEAHDIATHVEKVMMKDHGVYDVHVHVEPN, encoded by the coding sequence ATGGAAGAACAAAAATATAATGACCTCAAATTAGGCGAACGTGGTGCAATCATTAGTATAATTGCTTATATTTGTCTATCAATAATGAAACTGGTTATAGGATACATAAGCGACTCAGCGGCCTTGAAAGCGGATGGTTTGAACAACACGACTGATATTGTCGCGTCCATTGCCGTGCTGATCGGTTTAAGGTTAGCTCAAAGACCCCCCGATAAAGATCATGGTTATGGTCATTGGAAAAGCGAAACGATTGCTTCGATGGTAGCTTCATTCATCATGTTTGCTGTTGGTGTACAAGTTTTAATAGACGCCGTTGCTTCCATGCTTAAAGGTGGAAAGGAATCACCTGACATTATTGCAGGGTATGTAGGTGTTTTATCAGCAATAGCCATGTATTTTGTATACCGATATAATAAAAAGCTTGCTATAAAAATTAATAGTAAAGCCGTTATGGCAGCTTCAAAAGATAATATCTCGGATGCTTGGGTAAGTATCGGAACAGCTATTGGGATTTTTGGTTCCCAATTAAATATGCCTTGGCTGGATTCCCTTACTGCCATCATTGTTGGATTATTAATATGCAAAACAGCCTGGGAGATTTTTACTCAAGCCTCGCATGAACTTTCAGACGGATTTGATGAAAATAAAATTCAACTATATAAGGATGTAATTACAAATGTGGATGGAGTCAAGGGGATAAAAGAAATTAAAGGGAGAAATTACGGGAATAATGAAGTGATTGATGTTGTCATTCTTGTCAATTCTACCTTGGATATTAAAGAAGCACATGATATAGCGACGCATGTAGAGAAAGTGATGATGAAAGATCATGGAGTATATGATGTTCATGTCCATGTTGAGCCCAATTAA
- a CDS encoding VOC family protein → MKPRITVITLGVDDLEKSLEFYREGLGFQTEGIVGKEFEHGAVAFFDLQEGLKLAIWSRKDIAHEAKVPLSPKSPTEFTLGHNVGSKEEVNIVLEKAKKAGAIITDPAHDTFWGGYSAHSQDPDGHLWEVVWNPQWDIKE, encoded by the coding sequence ATGAAACCACGTATTACTGTAATTACATTAGGTGTGGATGATTTGGAAAAATCGCTGGAATTCTATCGGGAAGGCCTTGGATTTCAAACAGAAGGAATAGTGGGCAAAGAATTTGAGCATGGAGCCGTTGCCTTTTTCGACCTGCAAGAAGGCCTAAAGCTTGCCATTTGGAGTCGAAAGGATATAGCGCATGAGGCCAAGGTTCCTTTGTCTCCGAAAAGTCCTACTGAATTTACCCTTGGTCACAATGTAGGTAGTAAAGAGGAAGTGAATATTGTGTTGGAAAAAGCAAAAAAAGCTGGCGCGATCATAACCGATCCGGCACATGACACTTTCTGGGGAGGATACTCTGCACACTCTCAAGACCCTGATGGACACCTTTGGGAAGTCGTATGGAATCCGCAGTGGGATATTAAAGAATAA
- a CDS encoding MFS transporter, whose product MAVQGDNRKFILSLLFVGYMVSYMDRLVMNLALVPIGQEFHLSPTATGTVISVFFLAYAIMQIPAGWLTDQLGYRRVILFSIFLWSFFTVFTGFTWSFTALIVIRFLFGIMEGGYPAASAKAISEFFPKKERGKAQSILMSSNSVGGLITSLLVPTLLIWLGWRNVFFALGAAGVILGVLFWKYIRSPIQSEEAKEQQPVNKESMLSLLKTRQTWALVLTWFSISIASWGTVSWLPMYMVTVRHLDLVSAGMLTVIPTMGATLGTAAGGWLLVRFSGREKMYFVMNGLFYTALLFLALFAPNVGMFFTYLTLASIFYGFVFSAVYALPHKLFDKSVIGSAIGIMSLGSMIGGFIAPIMMGVLISALKGSYDGAFWFLIAAGLSSALFGLTIRNSNQVYHGDVADQIQTNAKVK is encoded by the coding sequence ATGGCTGTTCAAGGGGACAACAGGAAGTTCATTTTGTCTCTCCTATTTGTGGGTTATATGGTTTCTTATATGGACCGATTAGTTATGAATCTTGCTTTGGTGCCGATAGGGCAAGAATTCCATCTTAGTCCGACTGCCACGGGAACAGTAATCAGCGTCTTCTTCTTGGCTTACGCCATCATGCAAATTCCGGCCGGCTGGCTGACAGATCAGTTGGGTTACCGAAGGGTGATTCTTTTTTCTATTTTTCTCTGGTCGTTTTTTACAGTTTTCACCGGTTTTACTTGGTCGTTTACCGCTTTGATCGTGATTCGTTTTTTGTTCGGAATTATGGAGGGGGGATATCCTGCTGCCAGCGCAAAAGCAATTTCTGAGTTTTTCCCTAAGAAAGAACGAGGTAAAGCACAGTCTATCTTAATGTCATCGAATAGCGTTGGCGGTCTAATTACGAGTCTTCTTGTGCCAACGCTCCTGATTTGGTTGGGCTGGAGAAACGTGTTCTTTGCTCTTGGAGCAGCAGGTGTCATTCTTGGAGTGCTGTTTTGGAAATACATTCGGAGTCCGATTCAATCTGAAGAAGCAAAAGAACAACAACCAGTAAACAAGGAATCCATGCTCTCTTTGTTGAAAACTCGTCAGACGTGGGCATTAGTCCTCACATGGTTTTCAATCAGCATTGCTTCGTGGGGAACGGTTTCATGGCTGCCCATGTATATGGTAACAGTACGTCACTTAGATTTGGTTTCCGCCGGAATGTTGACAGTTATTCCGACAATGGGCGCAACTCTGGGAACGGCAGCGGGTGGTTGGTTGCTGGTCAGATTTTCCGGTAGGGAGAAAATGTACTTTGTAATGAATGGGCTTTTTTACACAGCGTTATTATTTTTAGCACTCTTCGCACCTAATGTTGGAATGTTCTTTACCTATTTGACACTGGCATCAATCTTTTATGGTTTTGTGTTTAGTGCAGTATACGCACTTCCTCACAAATTGTTTGACAAGAGTGTGATTGGTTCCGCTATTGGAATTATGAGTCTAGGATCGATGATTGGTGGATTCATTGCACCGATCATGATGGGTGTACTCATCTCAGCATTAAAAGGTTCTTACGACGGTGCTTTCTGGTTCTTAATTGCGGCTGGTTTGTCCTCTGCGCTGTTCGGACTAACCATTCGAAACAGCAATCAAGTTTATCACGGGGACGTGGCTGATCAAATACAGACGAATGCCAAAGTAAAATAG
- a CDS encoding histidine kinase dimerization/phospho-acceptor domain-containing protein produces MKLKKKYQLLLFIAVISVPFILLLISILMSVIYDLAFKTTNDDIPFHESFAYPTMLGVFILSLLLLAFLFSKSINSLLNKINILNETIRNLASDKEIPNILEIKSNDEIGKLTKSVNLLIERTTYRELELKHQEEMKKELLNKLRHDINTPLTAIRLQLFYLEGQYTDQVPLLQSLYQQIDYISELTNEYNIQSTDALDNSYILNDEVNMHDLIEMMVKKWGYLYNMHGIELIYHPLNGELEWISNDLWLQRLFDNVFQNVLNHSRADKLVITIENNGLSIKDNGIGFDIDSKSKGLGLKIIEDIAKTLHIKYNLQSNESGTLFCFKVEKTI; encoded by the coding sequence ATGAAATTAAAGAAAAAATACCAGCTATTATTATTTATCGCCGTAATTAGCGTGCCATTTATATTACTGTTAATCAGTATCCTTATGTCAGTAATTTATGACTTGGCCTTTAAAACCACAAATGATGACATTCCTTTTCATGAATCATTTGCATATCCTACAATGCTTGGGGTATTCATTTTATCATTATTATTGTTAGCCTTCTTATTTTCCAAATCTATTAACTCGCTATTAAATAAAATAAATATATTGAATGAAACCATCAGGAATTTAGCTAGTGATAAGGAGATTCCGAATATATTAGAGATTAAAAGCAATGATGAAATCGGGAAATTAACTAAATCGGTGAACTTATTAATAGAAAGAACGACCTATCGGGAATTGGAACTAAAACACCAGGAGGAAATGAAAAAGGAACTCTTAAATAAATTAAGGCATGACATCAATACACCTTTAACAGCAATAAGATTACAATTGTTTTATTTAGAAGGTCAATATACGGATCAAGTTCCACTTTTACAATCACTATATCAACAAATTGATTATATTTCCGAATTAACAAATGAATATAATATTCAATCCACAGATGCGTTAGATAATTCTTATATCTTAAATGATGAAGTGAACATGCACGATTTAATAGAAATGATGGTTAAAAAATGGGGTTATTTGTATAACATGCATGGTATTGAATTAATTTATCATCCATTAAATGGAGAGTTGGAATGGATAAGTAATGACTTGTGGCTTCAAAGGTTATTCGATAACGTTTTCCAAAATGTGTTGAATCACTCGAGGGCTGATAAACTTGTGATAACCATTGAAAATAATGGACTCAGTATCAAGGATAATGGAATTGGTTTTGATATCGATAGTAAAAGTAAGGGGCTTGGCTTAAAAATAATTGAGGATATAGCTAAAACACTACATATAAAATATAATTTGCAATCAAACGAAAGCGGAACTTTATTTTGTTTTAAAGTTGAAAAAACGATATAA
- a CDS encoding response regulator transcription factor — MKRYNILIVEDDLMIGDLLKKILQREKYNVRWVKEGKDIIDIIHEMDLVIMDVMLPGDDGYQITKKVKSLGINIPVIFLSARNDMESKLQGLTIGEDYMTKPFDPRELLLRMQKLLDHQYGTFTQIKHIYIDAEHKKVFNNDLHNEVVFTAIERKIFFYLYENRDRILTKEHFFEHLWQLEDRNQNIINVHIKKVRTKINDNTGEIIQNIYGEGYRLNTYIKK, encoded by the coding sequence ATGAAAAGATATAATATTTTAATTGTTGAAGATGATTTGATGATTGGTGATTTATTGAAAAAAATTTTGCAACGCGAAAAATACAATGTACGTTGGGTGAAAGAAGGAAAAGATATTATAGATATAATCCATGAGATGGATTTAGTCATTATGGATGTTATGCTGCCAGGAGATGATGGCTATCAAATTACAAAGAAAGTAAAAAGTCTAGGTATAAATATTCCAGTTATTTTTCTATCCGCCCGAAATGATATGGAAAGCAAACTCCAAGGTTTGACAATTGGTGAGGATTATATGACTAAGCCCTTTGATCCTAGGGAGCTATTACTAAGAATGCAGAAATTGCTGGATCATCAATATGGTACTTTCACGCAAATTAAGCATATATATATAGATGCCGAACATAAAAAGGTATTCAATAATGACTTGCATAATGAAGTGGTTTTTACTGCGATAGAGCGTAAAATATTTTTCTATTTATATGAAAATAGGGATCGGATCTTAACGAAAGAACATTTCTTTGAACATTTATGGCAGCTCGAGGATAGGAATCAAAATATCATTAATGTACATATAAAAAAAGTTAGAACAAAAATCAATGATAACACCGGTGAGATCATCCAAAATATATATGGAGAAGGGTATAGATTGAATACCTATATAAAAAAATGA
- a CDS encoding M20 family metallopeptidase codes for MFKKLFSRLQEVYPELVRFRRDLHMYPELSFHEVNTPKKIADVLTNLGLEVRTEVGGRGVVGLLRGGKPGKTVALRADFDALPISDEKDVEYKSHIPGVMHACGHDVHTAALIGVAKVLSEVKDELEGNVVFIHQFAEEVIPGGAKPMIEDGCLDGVDVIYGAHVSSILPIGMVAVGEGYIMAAGDTFEIEIYGKGGHGAAPHLTVDPIVVGSQLVLTLQQIVSRRVDPSKTVVVSVGSFQSGQASNVIPDTAKITGTVRTFEESVQDLIEKAIGQIATSTCEAAGATVKFKYERGYPTLWNHPDETIKADKLAKNLLGEEKVIQIPPYTLTGMEDFAFYLQKVPGTFFYVGGANPAMNAIYPHHHPKFDVDEESMLYIGKMFIALVFNYLSNSIIDADSMTQVEA; via the coding sequence ATGTTCAAAAAGTTATTTAGTAGACTTCAAGAGGTATATCCGGAGTTGGTTAGATTTCGCAGAGATCTTCATATGTATCCCGAACTATCCTTCCATGAGGTAAATACCCCAAAAAAGATCGCTGATGTATTAACCAACTTGGGATTGGAAGTAAGAACAGAAGTTGGCGGAAGAGGTGTAGTTGGACTCTTGAGAGGAGGGAAACCGGGCAAGACAGTAGCGCTACGGGCGGATTTCGATGCATTGCCGATATCAGACGAGAAAGACGTGGAATACAAGTCCCATATTCCTGGGGTGATGCATGCCTGTGGCCATGATGTTCATACAGCTGCCTTGATTGGAGTAGCCAAAGTATTAAGCGAAGTGAAGGATGAGCTCGAAGGAAATGTTGTCTTTATCCATCAGTTTGCGGAAGAGGTAATTCCAGGAGGAGCAAAGCCAATGATTGAAGATGGCTGTCTGGATGGAGTCGATGTCATTTATGGAGCCCATGTATCTTCCATTCTTCCGATTGGTATGGTTGCTGTTGGAGAGGGATATATAATGGCTGCCGGAGATACATTTGAAATTGAGATTTATGGGAAAGGCGGGCATGGAGCAGCTCCTCATTTGACGGTAGATCCAATTGTGGTGGGCAGCCAACTGGTGCTCACTTTGCAGCAAATCGTCAGCCGCCGCGTTGATCCATCTAAAACAGTTGTTGTCTCGGTTGGTTCTTTTCAAAGCGGACAGGCTTCTAATGTCATACCCGACACGGCCAAAATTACCGGAACGGTACGAACCTTCGAGGAAAGCGTTCAAGATTTGATAGAAAAAGCCATTGGGCAAATTGCAACATCCACCTGCGAAGCCGCAGGAGCCACTGTGAAATTTAAGTACGAGAGAGGATATCCCACTTTGTGGAATCATCCGGATGAAACAATAAAAGCGGACAAGTTAGCAAAAAATCTTCTGGGAGAGGAAAAAGTGATACAAATCCCGCCGTATACGTTAACAGGAATGGAAGATTTCGCCTTTTATCTGCAGAAGGTTCCTGGAACATTTTTCTATGTGGGAGGTGCGAATCCGGCGATGAATGCGATATACCCGCATCATCATCCGAAATTTGATGTAGATGAAGAGTCAATGTTGTACATCGGAAAAATGTTTATTGCATTGGTTTTTAATTATCTCTCAAACAGTATTATTGATGCTGATTCTATGACTCAAGTAGAAGCTTAG
- a CDS encoding amidohydrolase has translation MFADVVFLNGQVITVDSGNRIAEAVAIKRNRIEAVGTNKEIKRWIGESTKVMDLQGRTLLPGFIDSHLHLLGYGLTRLAINCKDASIQSNADIIGELKLKAESTPEGGWIVAVGYNEMFMLEGRYLTRNQLDEVSTEHPILIVRQCGHIMIANSNVLELTGVNDQSVDPEGGVFGRDESGRLNGLLVEAAMDPVKRVMNPTEEVLARAAEIASRDFVSLGITTIHDAGGYEPVNLRILQQAVRSGRLKVRVYAMVVHEPNFIRMRETCLSTGFGDDRFRIGPAKIFIDGASTAPTLATRQPYETNPEDSGILYYTQENMNDALIAAHRDGYQITAHAQGDRAIEMLLNTFEEALRQYPRHNHRHRIEHAGLAMPDLIERMAKLGIVTVPNPNFFTEFGDIYIKHFGARSDYFYPIGACLKAGIVVAGASDSPVSNCNPLIGIHGAVNRLTPSGAVIGEEQKISVIEGIRLYTWNGAYASFEEDQKGSIEVGKLADLIVLNNRILDVTIDSIDQLRVEMTMIDGEIVYELGKSPDANDALEETINFIM, from the coding sequence ATGTTTGCTGATGTTGTATTTTTAAACGGACAAGTCATTACCGTCGATTCGGGCAATCGGATCGCAGAAGCAGTTGCCATTAAACGTAACCGAATAGAAGCTGTCGGAACAAACAAGGAAATCAAACGTTGGATTGGAGAAAGCACCAAAGTGATGGATTTGCAAGGTAGGACTCTACTGCCAGGATTTATAGATTCGCATTTGCATCTACTCGGTTATGGACTTACAAGGCTAGCGATTAATTGCAAAGACGCATCGATTCAATCCAATGCAGATATTATCGGTGAATTGAAACTGAAGGCGGAATCTACCCCTGAAGGAGGGTGGATCGTAGCAGTAGGTTACAACGAAATGTTCATGTTGGAAGGGCGGTACCTAACCCGCAATCAGCTGGATGAGGTGTCGACGGAACACCCGATTCTAATTGTGCGACAATGTGGCCACATTATGATTGCGAACAGTAATGTGTTGGAATTGACAGGTGTAAACGACCAATCGGTCGATCCGGAAGGTGGAGTGTTCGGTCGGGACGAGTCCGGGAGATTAAACGGGCTGCTAGTGGAAGCAGCCATGGATCCGGTAAAACGTGTCATGAATCCGACGGAAGAGGTCTTGGCCAGAGCGGCGGAAATCGCTTCGCGCGATTTCGTATCGTTAGGCATTACGACAATTCATGATGCGGGTGGGTACGAGCCGGTCAATCTTCGCATCCTACAGCAAGCGGTTCGTTCTGGTCGCTTAAAGGTTCGGGTGTATGCAATGGTCGTTCACGAGCCTAACTTTATCCGAATGAGAGAGACGTGCCTGTCCACTGGGTTCGGCGACGATCGATTTCGTATCGGTCCGGCGAAAATCTTTATAGACGGAGCCAGCACCGCGCCGACGCTTGCGACGCGTCAGCCATATGAGACGAATCCGGAAGACAGCGGCATTCTGTACTACACGCAAGAGAATATGAACGACGCGCTCATCGCAGCCCATCGAGATGGTTATCAAATTACGGCTCACGCCCAGGGCGATCGGGCGATCGAGATGTTGTTGAATACGTTCGAAGAAGCGCTTAGACAATATCCGCGACACAATCACAGACATCGAATCGAGCATGCCGGTTTGGCGATGCCCGATCTCATCGAGAGAATGGCTAAATTGGGCATAGTGACCGTTCCTAACCCGAACTTTTTCACTGAATTTGGAGATATATACATTAAGCACTTCGGCGCTCGCAGCGACTATTTTTACCCAATTGGAGCCTGTTTAAAAGCTGGCATTGTCGTAGCAGGAGCCTCGGATAGCCCCGTCTCGAACTGCAATCCGCTTATCGGCATTCATGGGGCGGTCAACCGACTGACACCTTCCGGCGCGGTCATTGGGGAAGAGCAGAAAATCTCCGTCATAGAAGGGATTAGGCTGTACACCTGGAACGGAGCCTACGCAAGCTTCGAGGAAGACCAAAAAGGAAGCATCGAGGTAGGGAAATTAGCAGATTTGATTGTGCTAAACAACCGAATATTGGATGTAACAATCGACAGTATTGATCAATTACGGGTTGAAATGACGATGATTGACGGGGAAATCGTTTACGAGCTGGGGAAATCTCCGGATGCAAATGATGCGTTGGAAGAAACCATTAATTTCATTATGTAA
- a CDS encoding sigma 54-interacting transcriptional regulator, whose protein sequence is MLNQNMLTIEPEYLFKIMNFMNKPIYITDKNGMILFVSDMSCKLIGKKKEELIGKNVSQLEKEGFFKPSVAKIVLDKKQNVSVIQQGGEGTGVITGHLILDKNDEPKYAVTLGYDIPDFVGYSSQIKIEELDSAFRYYLQELQKLKAKLVRTKEVPFFIGQSRVYDMLKETIEKVACVETTVLITGETGVGKTLIAERIHHLSDRKDRPFIHLNCAAIPELLLESELFGYQKGAFTGANANGKTGLVKLAEKGTLFLDEIGELSHSLQPKLLQLLQNKTYMPIGASQTVKADVRIIVATNCNLEDMVKEGKFRADLYYRLHILPIRIPSLRERKEDIFCLLQYNLEKFNYLHNHKRVLSTKVVEVLQNYHWPGNVRELENIIEQLVIMAKENEVAIQDLPKRLIDSVCEDVSTSLNAGNSLHEVLESVEKRMITQAFHHHKTTRDAAKALGVTQSLFMRRLAKYAITKEEK, encoded by the coding sequence GTGCTGAATCAGAATATGTTAACCATCGAACCGGAATATTTATTCAAAATCATGAACTTCATGAATAAACCTATTTATATAACTGATAAGAACGGTATGATTCTTTTTGTTAGCGACATGAGCTGTAAGCTGATTGGGAAAAAGAAAGAGGAGCTAATCGGAAAAAACGTCTCACAATTGGAAAAAGAGGGGTTCTTCAAGCCGTCTGTTGCAAAAATAGTTTTAGATAAGAAACAAAATGTCAGCGTCATTCAACAAGGTGGAGAAGGAACAGGGGTAATTACAGGACATCTCATATTGGACAAGAATGATGAACCAAAATATGCTGTCACATTGGGTTATGATATTCCAGATTTTGTCGGTTACAGTTCTCAAATTAAAATTGAAGAATTGGATTCTGCTTTTCGGTATTATTTACAAGAATTACAAAAACTCAAAGCGAAACTTGTACGGACCAAAGAAGTCCCTTTTTTTATCGGACAAAGCCGGGTCTATGATATGCTCAAGGAAACAATTGAAAAAGTTGCCTGTGTGGAAACGACCGTTCTTATTACAGGGGAAACAGGTGTTGGAAAAACGCTTATAGCGGAACGTATTCATCATCTGAGTGACCGGAAAGATCGTCCTTTTATCCATCTTAATTGCGCAGCGATTCCGGAATTGCTCCTGGAATCCGAACTGTTCGGCTATCAAAAAGGAGCGTTTACCGGAGCAAATGCGAACGGCAAAACCGGACTTGTCAAACTTGCGGAGAAAGGCACCCTTTTCTTAGACGAGATTGGCGAACTCTCACATTCTTTACAACCCAAACTCCTTCAATTGCTGCAAAATAAAACGTACATGCCGATTGGAGCTTCCCAAACGGTAAAAGCCGATGTGCGTATCATTGTAGCTACCAACTGTAATTTGGAGGATATGGTCAAAGAAGGAAAATTCCGGGCTGATTTATATTACCGCCTCCATATTTTACCAATACGCATACCCTCGCTTCGTGAGCGGAAGGAAGACATCTTTTGTCTCCTTCAGTATAATTTGGAGAAGTTTAATTACTTGCATAACCATAAACGAGTGCTTTCTACAAAAGTGGTCGAAGTGCTTCAAAACTATCATTGGCCTGGAAATGTACGGGAATTGGAAAATATAATTGAGCAGCTTGTCATTATGGCAAAAGAGAATGAAGTTGCAATTCAGGATTTGCCAAAACGCTTGATCGATTCAGTCTGCGAAGACGTTTCTACCTCTTTAAATGCAGGAAATTCTTTACATGAAGTTTTGGAAAGCGTCGAAAAAAGAATGATCACACAAGCATTCCATCATCATAAAACAACCCGCGATGCGGCAAAAGCACTGGGCGTTACTCAGTCATTATTTATGCGCAGGTTGGCGAAATATGCGATTACAAAAGAAGAAAAATAA